From Melitaea cinxia chromosome 23, ilMelCinx1.1, whole genome shotgun sequence, the proteins below share one genomic window:
- the LOC123665069 gene encoding tetraspanin-33-like yields the protein MHRRRGPNFTYVSGCVKYMIFVLNFIFWLFGGLLIGVGLYAFIDKWQATGLIKLDTVYDVMLNISLLIALLGGVVFIVSFAGCIGALRENTCLLKFYSLCLLILFLVEMGGAVCGFVFPRSLHGLLELSFTERVVHAYRDDPDLQNFIDFAQRDFHCCGLTSDGYMDWSKNEYFNCSSPSVERCGVPFSCCINATDISSGLVNIMCGYGVQNFPVAEASKRVWTSGCIEIVRSWAERNLYTIASAALGVALSQLFVIYLAKTLEGQIELQKARWQT from the exons ATGCATAGACGTCGAGGTCCTAATTTTACTTACGTTAGTGGCTGTGTGAAAtatatgatttttgttttgaattttattttctgg cTGTTTGGCGGTTTACTTATTGGGGTCGGACTTTATGCATTTATTGATAAGTGGCAGGCGACTGGCCTCATAAAG TTGGATACAGTCTACGATGTTATGTTAAACATCAGTCTTCTGATCGCGTTGCTAGGAGGCGTCGTTTTTATTGTCAGCTTCGCTGGATGCATAGGAGCGTTGAGAGAGAACACTTGCCTGTTGAAATTT TATTCTCTCTGCCTCCTGATATTATTCCTGGTGGAAATGGGAGGGGCGGTCTGCGGCTTTGTGTTCCCTCGTTCTTTACACGGCCTTCTAGAACTAAGTTTTACTGAACGAGTGGTTCACGCGTACAGAGACGATCCGGATTTACAGAATTTTATCGATTTTGCTCAACGTGAC TTCCACTGCTGTGGTCTGACATCAGACGGTTATATGGACTGGTCcaaaaacgaatattttaactGTTCATCCCCATCAGTTGAGAGATGTGGTGTCCCATTCTCTTGCTGTATTAACGCGACTGACATCAGTTCAGGTTTAGTCAATATTATGTGCGGTTATGGCGTTCAGAACTTTCCC GTCGCCGAGGCAAGTAAGCGAGTATGGACAAGTGGTTGTATAGAAATTGTACGTTCCTGGGCCGAAAGGAATTTATATACAATTGCCTCAGCGGCGCTAGGCGTTGCACTGTCACAGTTATTCGTTATTTATCTCGCTAAGACTTTGGAGGGGCAGATTGAGCTACAGAAAGCAAG